Within the Catalinimonas niigatensis genome, the region GCCTCAATTCAAACTGATAACCTTGTTTATGGATCAGCCTGAACTCACCTCCTACTATATGGGTAGCCGAAGCCCAAATCGGAGCGATCCATAATAATAGGATTAAAAGCTTTTTCATCATAAGGCGCGAGCTAGCTATCTATAGAAAGACACTGAGTCTTCATACATTGGTTGTAGGGCCATTTCTAAATTTAGCAATATTATTGTAAATCCACATATCTAAAATTCAAATATGATACCTTTGCAGCCTATGGGAAACAGGAAAAATATTGTGCTGAAGGAGATCAGAATAGATCGGATGGCTGCTGAAGGTAAATGTATCGCGCATCATGAGGATATGGTAATTTTTGTAAAAGATGTAGCGCCGGGAGATGTGGTTGACCTGAAGGTGACCAAGAAGAAAAAATCGTTTATGGAGGCAAAGCCCATCCATTTTCATCAACTTTCTTCCATCCGTACTGAACCTTTCTGTAGTCATTTTGGAATCTGTGGAGGATGTAAATGGCAGCATATTCCTTACGAACTGCAACTGCAATACAAACAGCAGCAGGTAGTTGATAACTTTGAGCGTATTGGAAAAGCACCGATAGGAGAAATGTTACCCATTATTCCTTCTGAGGAGACAACTTACTACCGGAATAAACTTGAATACACCTTTTCTACCCATCGCTGGCTTACCCGAGAAGAGATTGGTAGCGGAGCAGATTTTGATAGAAGAGCACTGGGTTTTCATATACCTCAAAGTTTTGAAAAGATTATACCCATTGTCCATTGCTATCTTCAACCTGATCCGTCTAATGCAATCAGGCTTGCCTTGGACGAATTTGCCAGGACACATGACATCCCTTTTTATGATCCGGTAAATCATGTGGGTATGCTACGCAATCTGATCATCAGGACCAGCAATACCCAGGAGGTCATGGTCATTGTTCAGTTTGGAGGTGAGGCGGCAAATCATCCGGAAAAAGTCAGGCAGGTGATGCAGTTCCTACAGGAAAGTTTTCCTGAAATCACTTCATTGCAGTATATCATAAACCCTAAGAAAAATGATACCTACTTTGATTTACCAGTAGAATTGTATCATGGCATTCCTCACATCACTGAAAAGATGGAGGATTTGATGTTCAGAATTAGTCCCAAAGCCTTTTATCAGACGAATGCGCAGCAGGCTTATCAACTTTACAAGCTTGCACGATCATTTGCAAATCTGCAAGGTGATGAAGTTGTATATGATCTTTATACCGGTACCGGCACCATTGCAAATTTTATAGCCCGGCAGGCCAGACAGGTAGTAGGTATTGAATATGTGGAAGACGCCATTGAAGATGCCAAGGTCAACGCTAAAATCAATGATATTACCAATTCTCTATTTTATGCTGGTGATATTAAAGAAGTTTTGAATGAACAGTTTCTAGCAACACATGAGCGCCCGGATGTAGTGATTACTGATCCTCCCCGTAACGGGATGCATCCAGACGTGGTACAAAAACTTCTGGAACTGCAAGCTTCTCGTATTGTATACGTGAGTTGTAATCCAGCTACCCAGGCAAGAGATGTAGCTATGCTAGGACAGAAGTATGATGTTATCAAATTACAGCCTGTAGATATGTTTCCTCATACACATCATGTAGAAAATGTTGCACTGCTTTCTCTAAGAGATGTAATCCCATGAGATTGAAGCTCTTATTTTTTAAGAAGATAACTTACATCCTGTCTCAAAAGCAAAAATCAAACTTCGCAATAGGAGTTTAACAGCTTTACTGCTAGAAAATAGTTCAATAAGGATACTTAAGTAAAATGAGGGTTTAACAATGACTAAAAGCTCTGAGAAAAAGCCTTTTACAATAAAATTATAGATTTTAAAAATTGACTTATAAAAATTTTTAAATGCATAAAGCCATATTTTATATGCTATTCATTACAAATATGCATGCATTTTTATAATCGCTATTTGTTCTGCTTTTTTTGTAAAAAATTTCATAGCACCATAAGCATCTTCCTAAAGTTATTCTTCGGCTTTTTTTACAAATTGTTTTTTAAACCTTAAAAAAAAGTAACAACGTATGGTTTATTAAATATTAAATTATTTCCATTTTGTTACTTATTGACAACAAGCCTATCAATAGCAAAATTTTATGGTCAGTTGGTTTTTCTATATTTTCACTGCTGTAGAATCAAATCATCTTTCTGAACAAGCTTTTTACTTTTGTATGAACCATTTGCAACAAAATGCCGAAGAAAATCCGAATTCCATCCATCAGTCTTTATCCTCTTCGCCTTTACATGCTTCATCTAATAATTATTCTTTCTTTCATTCTGTTGCCAATTACAGATTAAATGTCCAGCAGTTTTTACCTGAAGTAGTATATACCCAAGATCAAGGCAAACTGGATGAGCAAACTTTTTTCTTTTCAAAACATGCTCTGAGGGAGATTCTACAAAAAACGCCCTACTCATTTTATGTCTGTGACCTCAGTTTGGTTCAAAACCTTTCAAAAGTAGTTGTTCAACTGATATGTAAACGTAGTAAAGAGTTGTTTTCAGAAGATTGTTTTATATTTTATGTAGTAGAGGGGGAAGAAATAGACCGTACTATTTTTTCTGAGGCATGTAGTAATCAGGTTATGGTTACTTCT harbors:
- the rlmD gene encoding 23S rRNA (uracil(1939)-C(5))-methyltransferase RlmD, whose product is MIPLQPMGNRKNIVLKEIRIDRMAAEGKCIAHHEDMVIFVKDVAPGDVVDLKVTKKKKSFMEAKPIHFHQLSSIRTEPFCSHFGICGGCKWQHIPYELQLQYKQQQVVDNFERIGKAPIGEMLPIIPSEETTYYRNKLEYTFSTHRWLTREEIGSGADFDRRALGFHIPQSFEKIIPIVHCYLQPDPSNAIRLALDEFARTHDIPFYDPVNHVGMLRNLIIRTSNTQEVMVIVQFGGEAANHPEKVRQVMQFLQESFPEITSLQYIINPKKNDTYFDLPVELYHGIPHITEKMEDLMFRISPKAFYQTNAQQAYQLYKLARSFANLQGDEVVYDLYTGTGTIANFIARQARQVVGIEYVEDAIEDAKVNAKINDITNSLFYAGDIKEVLNEQFLATHERPDVVITDPPRNGMHPDVVQKLLELQASRIVYVSCNPATQARDVAMLGQKYDVIKLQPVDMFPHTHHVENVALLSLRDVIP